The segment GAAGAGCTCTGCTGCTGCAGGCAGCGCGGGAGCCACAGCCACACCGGCTCCGGCTGCGGGCAGTGACACGCCAGCCGCTACAGATACACCGGCTGCTACAGAAGCCGCTAAATAAATTTAGGCTGGACAAGCCGCCTGATGCGCCATGCATCCGGGCGGTTTTTTTTGCCGCAATAGAGCAAAACGGGGAAAATACTGCGGCGGTATAGAAATGACTATTTGTGATCATAACTGGAATGATGCCGGGCCGGGGCGTTCTCATTCTCCATGAACAATTATATGCGGACTGACGGATGTATAAGGAACTGGGAAGAGATGAATACTATGGTCAGATATTACGATAAATCACCGGGATTAACCATTCCCATAATGGACAGTAGTTGGACCATACATCTTAAGGAAAGCGGGGCAACATTTGAAATGAAAGCTACTGGTATTGTAAGACGTATTGATGACCTCGGACGAGTTGTTATCCCCAAAGAGATCAGACGCACCTTACGGATTCGTGAGGGCGATCCTCTGGAAATTTTTGTTGACCGCGATGGTGAGGTTATATTGAAAAAATATTCACCGATTGGTGAATTGGGCGATTTCGCCAAGGAATATGCAGAGTCGCTGTATGAAGGAACAGGGCATATTACCATGATTACGGACCGGGACACGTTCATCGCGCTCGCCGGCGGCTCCAAGAAGGATTATCTGGAGAAGCAAGTGGGTGTGCTGCTGGAAAAGGTAATGGAAAGCCGTAAAACGATGCTTGAGACCAATGCAGGCAGCTATGACATCAGCAAGGACCACACGGAGCTGTTATCCACTTATGTGGCAGCGCCTATTATCTCCGGAGGAGATCCGATCGGCTGCGTAGTGCTGCTGAATAAGGATGATTCAGTCAAGATGGCCCAGATGGAAGTGAAAATGGCGGAGACAGCCGCAGCCTTCCTGGGCAAGCAAATGGAGCAGTAATCAGCTGGTGCTGGAGAGTCCCGCTTTTCCTTAGGTTATTATGACCGTAGGGAATGGCGGGTTTTTGCTGTGAATCGGCAAGCTAAGGAATAGACGCATGGTCATTTACACTTCTACCCTTAGATAAGTTATAATATAGAAATTCATTTGCTTAGGTTAAAGCAAGCTCTATATTATGGCAGTTATGGCTGTAGAAGCAGGTAAACGATGACATCCAATTCGCAAGGCTCGAAGCTGCTGCAGGGCGCTTTTATTCTTAGCGCGGCAGCTATTTTCTCGAAACTGATCGGTACGCTCCAGAAGATACCGCTGCAGAATCTGGGCGGTGACGCCGCGTTCGGTATCTACAATACGGTCTATCCGCTGTATACCATTCTGGTTACGGTGGCGATGCTCGGGCTGCCTGCCGCCATCTCGCGGTTCGTGGCCGAGGCTTCGGCGGCACAGGACGCGCAGAAGGGGCGGCGGGTCCTGCTGCTATCCGCCGGAATTACAGCGGCCAGCGGCCTGGTGCTCGGCATTCTGGTCTACGCCGGGGCTCCGCTCATTGCGGTATGGGTCGGCAGCTCCCATATTGTCCCGGCGCTGCGCAGCAGTGCCTGGGGGCTGGCGGTGGTGCCGCTGATGGCGGCGCTGCGCGGCTACTTCCAGGGACTGCATAATATGATGCCGACCGCCGTGTCACAGGTGGTCGAGCAGTCGGTACGCGTGGCGGTCATGATCGCGCTTCTGCTGTATCTAACGGGCGCTGGCGCAGATGCGGCAGGAATCGCTGCGGGTGCGATGCTGGGTCCAGCCGGGGGCGGGATCGCCGGTCTCGGCGTGATGCTGCTGTATTGGCGCAGCCACCGCCGGGGCTTGCCCGACAGGCTGCCTCAAGCTCTGCTTCAGAACAGAACGGCATCGGCCGTACGAAGGGATAAGCAGGGCATTCCTGCCCGCGAGCTGTTAGCCTATGGCCTCCCGGTGATGCTTGGTGCGCTGGCTGTTCCGTTAATCGGACTGGTCGATGTCTTCACAGTTCCCCGTCTGCTGGCGGGGAGCGGGAGCAGCGAGACGGCGGCGATGGCCCAGTTCGGCATCTATAACCGCGGGCTGCCGCTCGTGCAGATCGTAACGATGCTGGCGACCTCGCTCTCGGTCGTCTTCATCCCGGCACTGGCTGAAGCGAAGTACCAGCGGGATGAGGCCCTGATCCGCACGCGCATCACGCTGTCGCTGCGCTGGTTCTGGCTCCTCGGGCTGGCCGCCTCCGTAGGCCTGGCCGTGCTTGCCGAGCCGGTGAACACGGCTCTGTACGGGGACGCCGCCGGCAGCGGCGCGATGACCTGGCTGGCCTTCACCGCCGCAGGCGGCACGGTCAGCATCATCTCCGCCGCGCTGCTGCAAGGCCTGGGCGCCGTGCGTGCGCCGGCGCTGACCCTGCTGGCCG is part of the Paenibacillus sp. FSL M7-0420 genome and harbors:
- the spoVT gene encoding stage V sporulation protein T, which gives rise to MKATGIVRRIDDLGRVVIPKEIRRTLRIREGDPLEIFVDRDGEVILKKYSPIGELGDFAKEYAESLYEGTGHITMITDRDTFIALAGGSKKDYLEKQVGVLLEKVMESRKTMLETNAGSYDISKDHTELLSTYVAAPIISGGDPIGCVVLLNKDDSVKMAQMEVKMAETAAAFLGKQMEQ
- a CDS encoding putative polysaccharide biosynthesis protein produces the protein MTSNSQGSKLLQGAFILSAAAIFSKLIGTLQKIPLQNLGGDAAFGIYNTVYPLYTILVTVAMLGLPAAISRFVAEASAAQDAQKGRRVLLLSAGITAASGLVLGILVYAGAPLIAVWVGSSHIVPALRSSAWGLAVVPLMAALRGYFQGLHNMMPTAVSQVVEQSVRVAVMIALLLYLTGAGADAAGIAAGAMLGPAGGGIAGLGVMLLYWRSHRRGLPDRLPQALLQNRTASAVRRDKQGIPARELLAYGLPVMLGALAVPLIGLVDVFTVPRLLAGSGSSETAAMAQFGIYNRGLPLVQIVTMLATSLSVVFIPALAEAKYQRDEALIRTRITLSLRWFWLLGLAASVGLAVLAEPVNTALYGDAAGSGAMTWLAFTAAGGTVSIISAALLQGLGAVRAPALTLLAAAVLKAALNLLLVPQQGITGAAIAGVAAHLFAAALNVLLLYRQGHLRLRAADVLLKPAALLAGLALAAAAVSHGAAWAADAAGFGGGRTAALAQSLLGVLAGCAVFALGAVALRLLSESELRQLPGFGPRLADKLKKLRLFP